A genomic stretch from Clavelina lepadiformis chromosome 5, kaClaLepa1.1, whole genome shotgun sequence includes:
- the LOC143459413 gene encoding dynein light chain Tctex-type protein 2B-like isoform X1 yields the protein MLYLRYLSNGVIVCHIRFFPLFNPNVNKGFVLNSMYMQGKYHMTKRQKVYYIVMSSRRTASMSTSTSLLNSSGSGKELRSHIPSLSDGGRMSLKDIMIWRQFTRNLKLRVQSKQFEKRSFCWWDNKSLSGSTVNRETAFEVEPTYKMDPERKPSDTRCKAIIDEYLQQRLTEVAYESANVKSLSGEIADQIKTRLKSIPWPPRYKCVCYVSLGQKTGQGLCVSSMCAWDSTNDSYITCSYQNSSIFCVVTVFAVYHE from the exons ATGCTATATCTTAGATACTTGTCAAACGGAGTTATTGTGTGCCATATTAGGTTTTTTCCTTTATTTAATCCCAATGTAAATAAAGGTTTTGTGCTCAATTCCATGTATATGCAAGGCAAATACCACATGACAAAGAGGCAAAAG GTTTACTACATCGTCATGTCGTCACGAAGAACAGCTTCAATGTCAACTAGCACGTCACTGTTAAACAGTTCGGGAAGCGGGAAAGAACTCAGGTCACATATCCCTTCACTTTCTGATGGAGGAAGAATGAGTTTAAAGGATATTATGATATGGAGGCAATTTACACGCAATTTGAAGCTGCGAGTTCAAAGCAAGCAATTTGAGAAGCGTTCGTTCTGTTGG TGGGATAACAAATCTCTATCTGGAAGTACCGTAAACCGTGAAACTGCTTTTGAAGTTGAGCCAACTTACAAGATGGATCCCGAAAGGAAACCATCAGACACAAGATGCAAGGCCATAATCGATGAATATTTGCAGCAACGCTTAACAGAAGTTGCTTATGAAAGCGCAAATGTTAAAAGCCTTTCTGG TGAGATTGCCGACCAGATCAAAACTCGATTGAAATCAATACCGTGGCCACCAAGATACAAATGCGTTTGTTACGTAAGCCTTGGCCAAAAAACGGGACAAGGGCTCTGCGTTTCCAGCATGTGTGCCTGGGATTCCACTAATGATAGTTATATCACATGCTCCTATCAGAATTCCTCCATATTTTGTGTTGTAACAGTTTTCGCCGTTTATCACGAATGA
- the LOC143459413 gene encoding dynein light chain Tctex-type 5-B-like isoform X2, with product MSSRRTASMSTSTSLLNSSGSGKELRSHIPSLSDGGRMSLKDIMIWRQFTRNLKLRVQSKQFEKRSFCWWDNKSLSGSTVNRETAFEVEPTYKMDPERKPSDTRCKAIIDEYLQQRLTEVAYESANVKSLSGEIADQIKTRLKSIPWPPRYKCVCYVSLGQKTGQGLCVSSMCAWDSTNDSYITCSYQNSSIFCVVTVFAVYHE from the exons ATGTCGTCACGAAGAACAGCTTCAATGTCAACTAGCACGTCACTGTTAAACAGTTCGGGAAGCGGGAAAGAACTCAGGTCACATATCCCTTCACTTTCTGATGGAGGAAGAATGAGTTTAAAGGATATTATGATATGGAGGCAATTTACACGCAATTTGAAGCTGCGAGTTCAAAGCAAGCAATTTGAGAAGCGTTCGTTCTGTTGG TGGGATAACAAATCTCTATCTGGAAGTACCGTAAACCGTGAAACTGCTTTTGAAGTTGAGCCAACTTACAAGATGGATCCCGAAAGGAAACCATCAGACACAAGATGCAAGGCCATAATCGATGAATATTTGCAGCAACGCTTAACAGAAGTTGCTTATGAAAGCGCAAATGTTAAAAGCCTTTCTGG TGAGATTGCCGACCAGATCAAAACTCGATTGAAATCAATACCGTGGCCACCAAGATACAAATGCGTTTGTTACGTAAGCCTTGGCCAAAAAACGGGACAAGGGCTCTGCGTTTCCAGCATGTGTGCCTGGGATTCCACTAATGATAGTTATATCACATGCTCCTATCAGAATTCCTCCATATTTTGTGTTGTAACAGTTTTCGCCGTTTATCACGAATGA